The Streptomyces sp. NBC_01275 genome has a segment encoding these proteins:
- a CDS encoding DUF6328 family protein — protein MRPGYPGRMNAEEQRTGRDESEEEQADRMWGELIQEVRVAQTGVQILFGFLLTVVFTSKYDSLSDTDQVIYVVTVVLGACATGALIGPVSLHRLVSGRRVKMRAVRWAARLTFVGLVLLLATMTAALLLVLRVATHDAYVPWLVAGVVTWYLLCWFVLPLWTRYRYTTD, from the coding sequence ATGCGGCCCGGATACCCGGGCCGCATGAATGCGGAGGAGCAGCGCACCGGACGCGACGAGTCCGAGGAGGAACAGGCCGACCGCATGTGGGGCGAGCTCATCCAGGAGGTCCGCGTCGCCCAGACGGGCGTCCAGATCCTCTTCGGCTTCCTGCTCACCGTCGTGTTCACGTCGAAGTACGACAGCCTCAGCGACACCGACCAGGTCATCTACGTCGTGACGGTCGTCCTGGGGGCCTGCGCGACCGGCGCCCTCATCGGCCCCGTGTCCCTGCACCGTCTGGTCTCCGGGCGACGGGTGAAGATGCGGGCGGTGCGGTGGGCGGCCCGGCTGACCTTCGTCGGGCTGGTGCTGCTGCTCGCCACCATGACCGCCGCGCTGCTGCTGGTCCTGCGCGTGGCCACCCACGACGCCTACGTGCCCTGGCTGGTCGCGGGCGTGGTCACCTGGTACCTGCTGTGCTGGTTCGTGCTGCCCCTGTGGACCCGGTACCGCTACACGACGGACTGA
- a CDS encoding DUF2238 domain-containing protein has translation MSAVRPAPRMTLPTVCAGVVVAGLALSAWHAYDPTTWLLETVWALIGLPVIVLTWRRFPLTGLLCCLLAAHALVLALGGHYTYARVPLGDWVRDAVGLDRNPYDRFGHLMQGFVPAILVRELLSRTSPLRGSRWLAPLTVCACLAFSAVFEMFEWAAAVIGGQAADAFLATQGDVWDTQWDMFCALIGATVSVLLLARVHDRQLAGLTGPARDVSPSCSGTGSTGAARTSTAGTR, from the coding sequence ATGTCCGCTGTACGTCCCGCACCGCGCATGACTCTGCCCACCGTGTGCGCCGGGGTCGTGGTCGCCGGCCTGGCCCTGTCGGCCTGGCACGCCTACGACCCCACCACCTGGCTCCTGGAGACGGTCTGGGCGCTGATCGGCCTGCCGGTGATCGTCCTGACCTGGCGCCGGTTCCCGCTCACCGGCCTGCTGTGCTGTCTGCTGGCGGCGCACGCGCTGGTCCTGGCGCTGGGCGGCCACTACACCTACGCGCGCGTGCCGCTCGGCGACTGGGTGCGGGACGCCGTCGGCCTCGACCGCAATCCGTACGACCGTTTCGGTCATCTCATGCAGGGGTTCGTGCCGGCGATCCTGGTGCGGGAGCTGCTCAGCCGTACGTCCCCGCTGCGCGGCAGCCGCTGGCTGGCGCCGCTGACGGTGTGCGCGTGTCTGGCGTTCAGCGCCGTCTTCGAGATGTTCGAGTGGGCGGCCGCCGTGATCGGCGGACAGGCGGCGGACGCCTTCCTCGCCACCCAGGGCGATGTGTGGGACACGCAGTGGGACATGTTCTGCGCGCTGATCGGCGCCACCGTGTCGGTGCTGCTCCTGGCGCGGGTGCACGACCGGCAGCTGGCGGGGCTGACGGGGCCGGCGCGGGACGTCAGTCCGTCGTGTAGCGGTACCGGGTCCACAGGGGCAGCACGAACCAGCACAGCAGGTACCAGGTGA